The proteins below come from a single Chryseobacterium nepalense genomic window:
- the metG gene encoding methionine--tRNA ligase: MSNRKMITAALPYANGPVHIGHLAGVYIPADVYARFQRRLGKDVAFICGSDEHGIPITIRAKKEGVTPQDIVDKYHEIIKKSFADLGISFDEYSRTTSKNHYETSQDFFKVLYEKGKFTEEMSEQYFDEQAGEFLADRYIVGTCPNCGNENAYGDQCERCGSTLSPSELINPKSMLSGNVPILKETKNWYLPLNEYENFLNEWIIEGHKDDWKPNVYGQVKSWLNDGLKPRAMTRDLNWGVPVPLPGAEGKVLYVWFDAPIGYISFTKEWAEKNGKDWKDYWQSDASDLVHFIGKDNIVFHCIIFPSMMKAHGDFIMPANVPAFEFLNLENDKISTSRNWAVWAHEYVEDFPGQQDVLRYALLSSAPETKDNNFTWKDFQTKNNSELVGIFGNFINRVAVLIHKYYDGVIPQGDVNAPELQEISKSAKEISGFLENYEFRNSLTALMNLARFGNQYLQTEEPWKTIKDNPEKAAHSLFVGAQIAVALAQLCEPFMPFSSDKLLNMFNVEKQSWKDVETKSVLIETGHTINEASLLFSKIEDDVIEAQIQKLEQTKQNNKKTNPNANPMKEEITFDDFTKIDLRTATILEAEKVEKADKLLKLTVDTGVDVRTVVSGIAESFTPEEVIGKQVMILLNLAPRKIRGIESQGMLLLTTKPDGKLSFVTPDDSNVENGIEIG; encoded by the coding sequence TGTAGCGTTTATCTGTGGTTCAGATGAACACGGAATCCCTATTACTATAAGAGCAAAAAAAGAAGGAGTCACTCCTCAGGATATTGTTGACAAATACCATGAAATCATTAAAAAGTCTTTTGCGGATTTAGGAATTTCATTTGACGAATATTCAAGGACTACCTCTAAAAATCATTATGAAACCAGTCAGGACTTTTTTAAGGTTCTTTATGAAAAAGGAAAATTCACGGAAGAAATGTCTGAACAGTATTTTGATGAGCAGGCCGGGGAATTCCTAGCAGATCGTTATATTGTAGGAACATGCCCGAATTGCGGTAACGAAAATGCTTACGGTGATCAGTGCGAACGTTGCGGTTCTACGCTCTCTCCTTCAGAATTGATTAATCCTAAATCAATGCTGAGCGGAAATGTTCCTATCCTGAAAGAAACAAAAAACTGGTATCTCCCATTGAATGAATATGAAAATTTCCTGAATGAGTGGATCATCGAAGGCCATAAAGACGACTGGAAACCAAACGTTTACGGACAGGTAAAATCATGGCTGAATGACGGACTGAAACCGCGCGCCATGACCCGCGACCTCAACTGGGGCGTTCCTGTTCCGCTTCCCGGTGCAGAAGGCAAAGTATTATATGTATGGTTTGATGCTCCGATCGGGTATATTTCTTTCACCAAAGAATGGGCAGAGAAAAACGGGAAAGACTGGAAAGACTACTGGCAAAGCGATGCGTCTGATCTTGTACATTTTATCGGAAAGGATAATATCGTGTTTCACTGTATTATTTTCCCAAGTATGATGAAGGCGCATGGTGACTTTATCATGCCTGCCAATGTACCGGCATTTGAGTTTTTGAACCTTGAAAATGACAAAATTTCAACCTCAAGAAACTGGGCCGTCTGGGCACACGAATATGTTGAAGATTTTCCCGGACAACAGGATGTTTTGAGATATGCCCTTCTCTCATCAGCTCCGGAAACAAAGGATAATAATTTTACGTGGAAAGATTTCCAGACCAAAAATAATTCTGAGCTGGTAGGAATCTTCGGGAACTTTATCAACAGGGTTGCGGTTCTGATTCATAAATATTATGACGGCGTTATTCCGCAAGGTGATGTTAATGCACCTGAATTACAGGAAATCAGTAAATCGGCTAAAGAAATTTCAGGCTTCCTGGAAAATTATGAATTCAGAAATTCGTTAACAGCTTTAATGAATTTAGCACGTTTCGGAAACCAGTATCTTCAGACTGAAGAGCCATGGAAAACCATTAAGGATAACCCTGAAAAAGCAGCTCATTCATTATTTGTAGGCGCACAAATCGCCGTTGCTTTAGCACAGTTGTGTGAACCGTTTATGCCTTTCAGTTCTGATAAGTTACTGAATATGTTTAATGTTGAAAAGCAAAGCTGGAAGGATGTTGAAACAAAATCTGTTTTAATTGAAACCGGACATACCATCAACGAAGCATCTCTCCTTTTCTCAAAAATTGAAGATGATGTAATCGAAGCCCAGATTCAGAAATTAGAACAGACGAAACAGAATAATAAAAAAACCAATCCAAACGCCAACCCTATGAAAGAAGAGATCACTTTTGATGATTTTACAAAAATCGACCTGAGAACAGCCACGATCCTTGAAGCTGAAAAAGTGGAAAAAGCAGATAAATTATTAAAGCTGACTGTTGATACAGGGGTTGACGTAAGAACCGTTGTTTCAGGGATTGCGGAAAGCTTTACGCCGGAAGAAGTAATCGGAAAGCAAGTGATGATCTTGTTAAATCTTGCACCGAGAAAAATCAGGGGTATTGAATCGCAGGGAATGTTGTTATTGACAACAAAACCGGACGGTAAGCTTTCTTTTGTAACTCCGGATGACAGCAATGTTGAAAACGGGATTGAGATTGGATAA